In Pseudomonadota bacterium, a genomic segment contains:
- a CDS encoding SDR family oxidoreductase, whose product METNNPEGGSRVALVTGGAVRVGRAVSLRLAAGGYRLAVHHHASAAEAQALVEEIASLHGSATPFRFDLTQPGAPRRLVEEVVRALGRLDLVVNSAALFVDDAAPLVELARMKVLNTDVPAMLVDAAIPHLAATGGAIVNIADVAGIVPFKGYKAYSTTKKTVLSLTARKALELAGLGIRVNAVCPGAVLFPARYPEPLKARVAGGIPLGRTGSPEDVAGAVAYLAGARFVTGQVLSVDGGRLLSLLDRGVREDRDLEHPPSSNDFN is encoded by the coding sequence ATGGAGACAAACAACCCCGAAGGCGGCTCCCGCGTCGCGCTCGTGACCGGCGGCGCCGTACGCGTCGGCCGCGCCGTGTCGCTCCGGCTCGCCGCGGGCGGGTACCGGCTCGCCGTCCATCACCATGCCTCGGCGGCCGAGGCGCAGGCGCTGGTCGAGGAGATCGCCTCGCTCCACGGCTCCGCGACGCCGTTTCGATTCGATCTCACGCAACCGGGCGCCCCGCGGCGGCTCGTCGAGGAGGTCGTCCGGGCGCTCGGCCGCCTCGATCTCGTCGTCAACAGCGCCGCGCTGTTCGTCGACGATGCGGCGCCGCTCGTCGAGCTCGCGCGCATGAAGGTCCTGAACACGGACGTCCCCGCGATGCTCGTCGACGCGGCGATCCCCCACCTCGCCGCGACCGGCGGGGCGATCGTGAACATCGCCGACGTCGCTGGGATCGTGCCGTTCAAAGGCTACAAGGCGTACTCCACGACCAAGAAGACCGTGCTCTCGCTGACGGCCCGCAAGGCGCTCGAGCTCGCGGGGCTGGGCATCCGCGTCAACGCCGTGTGCCCTGGCGCCGTCCTCTTCCCGGCGCGCTACCCGGAACCGCTCAAGGCGCGCGTCGCCGGGGGGATCCCGCTCGGGCGGACGGGTTCGCCCGAGGACGTCGCCGGCGCGGTGGCCTACCTCGCCGGCGCCCGGTTCGTCACCGGCCAGGTGCTCTCCGTCGACGGCGGCCGCCTGCTCTCCCTGCTCGATCGCGGCGTCCGCGAGGATCGGGATCTCGAGCACCCGCC